One part of the Penaeus monodon isolate SGIC_2016 unplaced genomic scaffold, NSTDA_Pmon_1 PmonScaffold_63, whole genome shotgun sequence genome encodes these proteins:
- the LOC119571436 gene encoding zinc finger protein 429-like: MHQDEARERENHQVLGTLEGASGLTMNFLADWIPLAPLKDEEIYGTGITIKEELNEDDSTDVDDICYKKVHPINFNDKSYRYQICNKTFTCGNLGRHMTAHTKKPYSCEICNKAFSTNSGRVRHMGVHTKYICNKKFSHKGYIGGHKEVHANEKP; encoded by the exons ATGCATCAGGACGAGGCACGAGAACGAGAAAACCACCAAGTTTTgggcacccttgaaggcgcctcggg GTTGACAATGAATTTCCTTGCCGACTGGATACCCTTAGCTCCACTCAAGGATGAGGAAATATATGGCACAGGAATCACTATTAAAGAAGAGCTCAACGAAGAT GATTCCACTGACGTTGACGACATATGTTATAAGAAAGTCCATCCTATTAATTTCAATGACAAGTCATACAGGTATCAAATTTGCAACAAGACCTTCACTTGCG GAAATCTAGGAAGGCACATGACAGCACACACaaagaagccatacagctgtgagatttgcaataaggccttctcaaCTAATAGTGGTCGGGTAAGGCACATGGGTGTACATACGAAATACATTTGTAATAAGAAATTCTCACACAAAGGATATATCGGAGGCCATAAGGAAGTACATGCAAACGAGAAGCCATAG